One window from the genome of Paenibacillus azoreducens encodes:
- a CDS encoding lipoate--protein ligase, protein MLFIDNQGITDPAINLAIEEFTLKHLPMEEDSYLLFYINRPSIIIGKHQNTIEEINQEYVKENNIQVVRRLSGGGAVYHDLGNLNFSFITKDDGQSFHNFLKFTQPVIDALRGMGVHAELSGRNDLQVGEQKISGNAQFSTRGRMFSHGTLMFNLNLDDVQASLNVNPEKFKSKSTKSVRSRVANIKDLMEGDMTIEHFRSELLRAIFNMEPKDVPQYHLTEADWAKIHEISKERYQNWEWNYGQSPESNVKHTKRFPVGIIDIRMDIKDARIQNIKIYGDFFGVGDVADIEDKLRGKRYEESEVREALTEVDIKHYFGNIELDDFIGLVFLEE, encoded by the coding sequence ATGCTGTTTATTGATAATCAGGGCATTACAGATCCGGCCATCAACCTGGCCATCGAAGAATTTACGCTGAAGCATCTGCCGATGGAAGAAGACAGTTATCTGCTGTTTTACATCAACCGGCCATCCATTATTATCGGCAAACATCAGAACACCATAGAGGAAATCAATCAGGAGTACGTAAAAGAAAATAACATCCAGGTCGTGCGCCGTCTGTCCGGCGGCGGCGCGGTTTATCATGATCTTGGCAACCTCAATTTCAGCTTCATTACCAAAGACGACGGCCAGTCTTTCCATAATTTCCTGAAGTTTACCCAGCCGGTCATCGATGCGCTGCGCGGCATGGGCGTTCATGCCGAGCTGAGCGGACGCAATGATCTGCAGGTCGGAGAGCAGAAGATTTCCGGCAACGCCCAATTCTCAACGCGGGGACGCATGTTCAGCCATGGCACGCTCATGTTCAACTTGAATCTTGATGATGTGCAGGCTTCTCTGAATGTTAACCCGGAAAAATTCAAATCCAAAAGCACCAAATCCGTCCGCAGCCGGGTCGCAAACATCAAAGATCTGATGGAAGGCGACATGACGATTGAACATTTCCGCTCCGAACTGCTGCGCGCCATCTTCAACATGGAACCTAAAGACGTGCCGCAATACCATCTGACCGAAGCCGACTGGGCAAAAATCCATGAAATCTCCAAGGAGCGCTACCAAAATTGGGAATGGAACTACGGGCAATCGCCTGAATCCAACGTGAAGCATACGAAGCGTTTCCCTGTAGGCATCATCGATATCCGGATGGACATCAAGGATGCCCGCATTCAAAATATTAAAATCTACGGCGACTTCTTCGGCGTAGGCGACGTAGCCGATATTGAGGACAAGCTGCGCGGCAAACGTTACGAGGAATCCGAGGTTCGCGAAGCTTTGACCGAAGTCGATATCAAGCATTACTTCGGCAATATCGAGCTGGATGATTTTATCGGACTTGTCTTTTTGGAGGAATAG
- the cbiB gene encoding adenosylcobinamide-phosphate synthase CbiB yields MTAIAILAAAFILDLLIGDPRWIPHPVIGMGKAIKGTEAWIRRSFRPENLKKAGVLLPVLIVGGSFAITWAALQLLALIHPWLAWAAEAVLIATTIAVKGLKDAGLEIYHHLQKGDLPAARTSLSMIVGRETSHLDEPEIVRGTVETVAENIVDAVISPLLYALIGGAPLAMAYRAVNTLDSMVGYKNEKYKDLGWASARFDDLANWIPARLTGLLLTLSAWILQLDCRNAFRMIQRDAKKHPSPNSGFPESAVAGALGIRLGGTNVYHGVTSFRAYMGDATRPMEAHDILLTNRLLLTVSVLFVVFAVLVVWGSRGTLWI; encoded by the coding sequence ATAACGGCCATTGCGATTCTGGCGGCCGCGTTTATTCTGGATTTGCTGATCGGCGACCCGCGCTGGATTCCGCATCCGGTCATCGGGATGGGCAAGGCGATCAAAGGCACGGAGGCGTGGATTCGCCGCAGCTTTCGTCCCGAAAATTTGAAAAAAGCCGGGGTGCTGCTGCCCGTGTTGATTGTGGGAGGTTCGTTTGCGATCACCTGGGCGGCGTTGCAGCTCCTTGCCTTGATTCATCCATGGCTCGCCTGGGCAGCGGAGGCGGTGCTGATTGCAACGACGATTGCCGTAAAAGGACTCAAGGACGCCGGGCTTGAAATATACCACCATCTGCAAAAAGGCGATTTGCCGGCTGCACGGACCAGCCTCAGCATGATCGTCGGACGCGAAACTTCGCATTTGGACGAGCCGGAAATCGTCCGGGGAACGGTGGAAACCGTAGCCGAAAATATCGTGGATGCAGTCATCTCCCCGTTGCTGTATGCATTGATCGGCGGAGCCCCGCTCGCCATGGCCTATCGCGCGGTGAACACCTTGGACTCCATGGTCGGTTATAAAAATGAGAAGTATAAGGATCTGGGCTGGGCCTCGGCCCGGTTTGACGATCTCGCCAACTGGATTCCTGCCCGGCTGACCGGTCTTCTGCTTACGTTGTCCGCGTGGATACTGCAGCTGGATTGCCGAAATGCTTTCCGCATGATACAGCGCGATGCCAAAAAACATCCAAGCCCGAACAGCGGCTTTCCCGAGTCGGCGGTTGCAGGAGCGCTAGGCATCCGGCTTGGCGGCACAAACGTATACCATGGCGTCACTTCCTTCAGAGCATATATGGGCGATGCGACGAGACCGATGGAAGCCCATGATATTTTGCTGACCAACCGGCTGCTGCTGACCGTTTCCGTTTTGTTTGTCGTATTTGCCGTACTTGTGGTTTGGGGGTCGAGAGGTACCTTATGGATATGA
- a CDS encoding sulfate/molybdate ABC transporter ATP-binding protein: MHIEVRGLNKHFGDFHAVKDVSFEIAKGHLIGLLGPSGGGKTSVLRMLAGLEQPDSGEIRFHGELVNQLLPQERGIGFVFQNYALFKHMTVYDNIAFGLKVKKVAKPALKERVLELLELTGLAGFEKRYPHQLSGGQRQRVAFARALAPEPQLLLLDEPFAAIDAKIRQELRAWLRELIERVGITSIFVTHDQDEAIEVADEIMIMNQGHLEQKGTPWDIYKEPQTPFIASFIGESTMVDDVSRLKGFGEAAAAGGIRALIRPEYIEVGETHEFSMLSATEKGVVHRLHFRGSEWMVEVEVGSHKLMTYRSLEKPALTPGQQVRVLVHRAYLFNHERSWMEENRLKVDPMPVII, from the coding sequence ATGCATATTGAGGTCCGCGGTTTAAACAAGCATTTTGGCGATTTTCACGCGGTCAAGGATGTCAGCTTCGAGATCGCGAAAGGGCATTTGATCGGCCTGCTGGGTCCAAGCGGCGGGGGGAAAACCTCCGTTTTGCGTATGCTTGCGGGGCTGGAGCAGCCGGATAGCGGGGAGATCCGTTTCCATGGCGAGCTGGTCAACCAGCTGCTGCCGCAGGAGCGGGGGATCGGTTTTGTTTTTCAAAACTATGCGCTGTTTAAGCATATGACCGTATACGATAATATCGCTTTCGGGTTGAAAGTTAAAAAAGTGGCCAAACCCGCGTTAAAGGAACGCGTGCTGGAACTGCTGGAACTGACCGGGCTGGCGGGGTTCGAGAAACGTTACCCGCATCAGCTGTCCGGAGGGCAGCGGCAGCGGGTGGCTTTTGCCCGGGCGCTTGCACCCGAGCCGCAGCTGCTGCTGCTGGATGAGCCGTTCGCGGCGATCGACGCCAAAATCAGGCAGGAACTGCGCGCCTGGCTGCGCGAACTGATTGAGCGTGTGGGTATTACTTCGATTTTCGTAACCCATGACCAGGATGAGGCGATTGAAGTCGCCGATGAAATTATGATCATGAACCAGGGGCATCTTGAGCAGAAGGGAACGCCTTGGGATATTTACAAAGAGCCGCAAACTCCGTTTATTGCTTCATTTATCGGGGAATCTACGATGGTCGATGATGTATCGCGGTTAAAAGGTTTTGGGGAAGCGGCTGCGGCGGGCGGAATACGCGCATTGATCCGGCCAGAGTATATCGAAGTCGGGGAAACGCATGAATTCAGCATGCTGTCAGCTACGGAGAAAGGAGTCGTGCATCGTCTTCATTTCCGCGGGAGCGAATGGATGGTGGAAGTGGAGGTCGGCAGCCATAAACTGATGACTTACCGTTCGTTGGAGAAGCCGGCGCTGACGCCGGGGCAGCAGGTGAGGGTGCTGGTACATCGGGCGTATCTCTTCAATCATGAACGGAGCTGGATGGAAGAGAATCGGCTGAAGGTTGATCCGATGCCTGTTATTATCTAG
- a CDS encoding YqkE family protein, whose product MAKKKRPDAAVKPQTADKPATLKDLLSSDVLNKLKQQSEELKAEQQKHKEEELKKAEAARKAEQKRRDNDFEYLLENSSMDWKKYK is encoded by the coding sequence ATGGCCAAGAAAAAAAGACCGGACGCGGCCGTAAAACCGCAGACGGCAGATAAGCCGGCAACCCTGAAGGATCTTCTAAGCAGCGATGTGCTGAACAAACTGAAGCAGCAGTCCGAGGAACTGAAAGCCGAGCAGCAGAAACATAAGGAAGAGGAATTGAAAAAAGCGGAAGCAGCCCGTAAAGCGGAGCAAAAACGCCGCGACAACGATTTTGAATATCTGCTGGAGAACAGCAGCATGGATTGGAAAAAATACAAGTAA
- a CDS encoding ABC transporter substrate-binding protein yields MKLKHTAKIWSTGIAALLLAFSLAACGNNTKDQAAPQEPAKQESQQKQTDQQDQLKTTYPLTLKDATGESFTFKEAPKKIVSVSPAETEALFAIGLGDEIVGVSDYDDYPEAAKSKPKMGGIMKPNEEAMIAAQPDVVFTGISMSEEAVKKLRELQIPIFKTDPKTVDDVMKNIETYGQITDHQAEAQKVVDQMKEERDKVVEAVKSLSADQKKKVYIEFSPGWTAGKGTFMDELITLAGGINVAADLENFSEISEERVIKDNPDVILYTKSFVDEKTKKSLGDIIKGRSGWDKINAVKNGTVIGLDDNLISRPGPRVTQGLQEVAKAIYPELFK; encoded by the coding sequence ATGAAGTTGAAACACACCGCCAAAATTTGGTCCACCGGTATTGCGGCTCTGCTGCTCGCGTTTTCGCTAGCCGCTTGCGGCAATAACACTAAAGATCAGGCTGCGCCACAGGAACCTGCCAAGCAAGAGTCCCAGCAGAAGCAAACCGATCAACAAGATCAACTGAAAACAACTTATCCGCTGACGTTGAAGGATGCGACAGGGGAATCCTTTACATTCAAGGAAGCGCCGAAAAAAATCGTATCGGTGTCTCCTGCGGAAACCGAAGCGCTGTTTGCGATCGGACTCGGAGATGAAATCGTCGGTGTATCCGATTATGACGATTATCCGGAAGCGGCGAAGTCCAAACCCAAAATGGGCGGAATCATGAAACCGAATGAGGAAGCGATGATCGCGGCCCAGCCGGATGTGGTGTTCACCGGGATTTCGATGAGCGAGGAAGCGGTGAAGAAGCTGCGCGAACTCCAAATTCCTATTTTCAAAACCGATCCGAAAACGGTGGATGACGTGATGAAAAACATCGAAACCTACGGGCAAATCACGGACCATCAGGCCGAAGCCCAAAAAGTCGTGGATCAGATGAAAGAGGAAAGAGACAAGGTTGTAGAAGCCGTCAAATCCTTGAGCGCAGATCAGAAGAAAAAAGTGTATATCGAGTTCTCGCCGGGCTGGACAGCCGGAAAAGGCACGTTTATGGATGAATTGATTACGCTGGCAGGGGGCATTAACGTGGCTGCGGACCTGGAGAACTTTAGCGAGATCAGCGAGGAAAGAGTCATCAAAGATAATCCTGACGTCATTCTCTATACGAAGAGCTTCGTGGACGAAAAAACGAAAAAAAGCCTGGGAGATATTATCAAAGGCCGCAGTGGTTGGGACAAGATCAATGCCGTTAAAAACGGAACCGTCATCGGGCTTGACGACAATTTGATCAGCCGTCCGGGCCCGCGTGTGACTCAAGGTCTGCAAGAGGTTGCCAAAGCGATTTATCCGGAGTTGTTTAAATAA
- the cobD gene encoding threonine-phosphate decarboxylase CobD codes for MLERFGHGGDLESAAEIYGRSEFLDFSANINPLGPPSSVMEQLKNALPSIIRYPDPGHRGLKELLGSKLGIRSDQLCIGNGAAECMALILLGLHPDQVGIVEPCFSEYRQLSEQFGAHVRSVYGTQANGWRAEAAEIEGLLQDVDLLFIGQPNNPNGIQYDLETMRRLAGEAERCGTYLVVDEAFIDFIPEEDRQTLQSELERYPHTILVRSMTKFYAIPGLRLGYAAAHPDVVQAMTSKQVTWSVNGLALLAGEACLNSGEDYERETIKLIAEQRAFLISGLRKLGCKVSEGEANFLLVGLPAPWTAEKMQTEMGRRGVLIRSCAMYPGLGEEYVRVAVKAQDANQQLLKTMAEVLDVLENP; via the coding sequence ATGCTAGAGAGATTCGGACATGGCGGGGATTTGGAAAGCGCAGCCGAAATTTACGGCCGGAGCGAGTTTCTGGATTTCAGCGCCAATATCAATCCGCTGGGCCCTCCTTCCAGTGTCATGGAGCAGCTTAAAAACGCATTGCCTTCCATCATTCGATACCCGGATCCGGGTCACCGGGGGCTGAAGGAGCTGCTTGGTTCCAAACTCGGGATTCGTTCTGATCAGCTTTGCATTGGCAACGGGGCAGCGGAATGTATGGCTTTAATATTGCTCGGGCTGCATCCGGATCAGGTAGGGATTGTGGAACCTTGTTTTTCGGAGTACAGACAGCTGTCGGAGCAGTTCGGCGCGCATGTCCGGTCCGTGTACGGTACGCAGGCGAACGGATGGAGGGCTGAGGCTGCCGAGATTGAAGGGCTTTTGCAGGATGTGGACCTTCTGTTTATCGGGCAACCCAATAACCCGAACGGGATTCAATATGATTTGGAGACGATGCGACGTTTGGCGGGCGAAGCCGAGCGCTGCGGTACTTATTTGGTTGTGGATGAGGCTTTTATCGATTTTATTCCGGAGGAGGACAGACAGACGCTGCAGTCGGAGCTGGAACGATATCCGCATACGATTCTGGTCCGGTCCATGACGAAATTTTACGCCATTCCCGGATTAAGGCTGGGATATGCCGCTGCGCATCCTGATGTGGTGCAGGCGATGACAAGCAAGCAAGTAACATGGAGCGTTAACGGGCTGGCGCTTCTGGCAGGGGAAGCATGCTTGAACAGCGGGGAGGATTATGAGCGCGAAACAATTAAGTTGATTGCAGAGCAAAGGGCTTTTCTTATATCCGGGCTCCGTAAACTTGGCTGCAAGGTCAGCGAAGGCGAAGCCAATTTTCTGCTCGTCGGACTCCCTGCGCCCTGGACGGCAGAAAAGATGCAGACCGAAATGGGCCGCCGGGGCGTGCTGATCCGCAGCTGCGCGATGTACCCTGGACTCGGGGAGGAATATGTGCGCGTTGCGGTCAAAGCGCAGGATGCCAACCAGCAGCTGCTGAAAACGATGGCAGAGGTGCTCGATGTTTTGGAAAATCCATAA
- a CDS encoding DMT family transporter produces the protein MNRSRLADLSLLIVAMMWGCTFLIVQHAVRVLPPLAFNGVRFIGAAILLALIITCFYRSQWRLISPGMLLHSCLLGLFLFMGYAFQTVGLLYTTTSNTGFITGLSVVLVPFLALVLLKQPISRFTWLSALLAACGLYLLTFAGSALTLNKGDFLVFLCAIAFALHIAYTGIFAPKYPALPLAALQMAVVGLFSLIGSLLFEDMGPLPQTFERLAQPEVLWALLVSIGPTSAFAFWIQTVCQKYTTPSRVAVIFAMEPVFAALTGMWFGGEKLGIMAGIGCLCILMGMILAELKTSPRTVQ, from the coding sequence TTGAACCGCTCCCGCCTTGCCGATCTCAGCCTGCTGATTGTCGCCATGATGTGGGGATGCACCTTTTTGATCGTACAACATGCGGTCAGAGTGCTGCCTCCGCTCGCTTTTAACGGCGTCCGCTTCATCGGCGCAGCGATATTGCTGGCTTTGATCATCACTTGTTTTTATCGCAGCCAGTGGCGGCTCATAAGCCCGGGAATGCTGCTGCATTCCTGCTTGTTAGGCCTTTTCTTGTTTATGGGTTATGCCTTCCAGACCGTAGGCCTGCTGTATACGACCACCTCCAATACCGGCTTTATTACCGGGTTATCGGTCGTGCTGGTGCCTTTCCTGGCTTTGGTCCTGCTGAAGCAACCGATTTCGCGTTTTACCTGGCTGAGCGCGCTGCTTGCGGCCTGCGGATTATATCTGCTGACCTTTGCCGGTTCGGCGCTTACGCTGAACAAGGGGGATTTTCTCGTCTTTTTGTGCGCAATCGCGTTTGCACTCCATATCGCTTATACCGGTATTTTCGCGCCCAAATATCCCGCCCTGCCGCTGGCTGCCCTGCAAATGGCCGTGGTCGGCCTGTTCAGCTTGATCGGTTCGCTGCTGTTTGAGGACATGGGCCCGCTCCCGCAGACGTTCGAGAGGCTGGCGCAGCCGGAGGTTTTATGGGCGCTGCTCGTTTCCATCGGCCCTACCAGCGCTTTTGCATTTTGGATTCAAACCGTCTGCCAAAAATACACCACGCCCTCCCGGGTGGCCGTCATTTTTGCGATGGAACCGGTTTTTGCCGCTTTGACCGGTATGTGGTTCGGCGGAGAAAAGCTGGGGATTATGGCGGGGATCGGCTGCCTGTGCATTTTGATGGGAATGATTTTGGCCGAATTGAAAACTTCGCCCCGTACGGTACAATAG
- a CDS encoding MBL fold metallo-hydrolase gives MDSLVFLGTGDAMGVPRVYCDCDVCTEARTTGNNRRFRSLVMIQGQDGDFLIDCGPDWRSQMERIGKRFADKILVTHAHFDHIGGLPEWADACRWLRRKGQLYAPQEVIETILKQFPWLDRHLDINTVEDGITLGGWKITSWKVCHGYNGFSYAYRLEKNGFRWVYCSDSIGLNEEEKKPLHDLDLLVLGTSFYHETAAYRTRSVYDMQEAAQLLSEVRPVKAIYTHMSHDIDVHADYPLPENVELAMTGMRVNLG, from the coding sequence ATGGATTCACTTGTTTTTTTGGGAACAGGCGACGCGATGGGCGTGCCGCGGGTATATTGCGATTGCGATGTTTGCACAGAGGCCAGAACGACCGGAAATAACAGGCGCTTTCGGTCTCTGGTCATGATCCAGGGGCAGGACGGCGATTTTCTGATCGATTGCGGACCGGATTGGCGCAGCCAAATGGAGAGGATCGGCAAACGTTTTGCGGACAAGATTTTGGTGACCCATGCGCATTTCGACCATATCGGCGGTCTGCCCGAGTGGGCGGATGCTTGCCGCTGGCTTCGCCGCAAAGGACAATTGTACGCGCCGCAGGAGGTCATCGAAACGATCCTGAAGCAATTTCCGTGGCTGGATAGGCATCTGGATATAAACACGGTAGAAGACGGTATTACACTGGGTGGCTGGAAGATAACCAGCTGGAAGGTATGCCATGGCTATAACGGTTTTTCCTACGCTTATCGATTGGAGAAAAACGGATTCCGCTGGGTGTACTGCTCGGATTCCATCGGTTTGAACGAAGAGGAGAAAAAGCCGCTGCATGATTTGGATCTACTGGTGCTCGGCACGAGCTTTTACCATGAAACGGCCGCATATCGGACACGCTCGGTGTACGATATGCAGGAGGCTGCGCAGCTGCTTTCCGAAGTGCGGCCGGTTAAGGCCATCTATACGCATATGTCCCATGACATCGACGTTCATGCCGATTATCCTCTGCCTGAAAATGTAGAGCTGGCCATGACCGGGATGAGGGTGAATTTGGGCTGA
- a CDS encoding secondary thiamine-phosphate synthase enzyme YjbQ has protein sequence MLHTLDLATKSRDEMRDITREIRALVHQSGVKEGTALIYCPHTTAGIAINENADPDVKRDVLMRLDEVYPWEHPKYRHAEGNTASHLKSITCGPSQTVIISRGELLLGRWQGIYFCEFDGPRRRQFHVKIMQG, from the coding sequence ATGCTGCATACACTGGACCTGGCTACGAAAAGCAGGGATGAAATGAGAGATATAACGAGGGAAATCCGCGCACTGGTGCATCAAAGCGGAGTCAAAGAGGGTACGGCGCTTATCTATTGTCCGCATACAACGGCAGGCATCGCCATTAACGAAAACGCCGATCCGGATGTCAAACGGGATGTATTGATGCGTTTGGACGAAGTTTATCCATGGGAACATCCCAAATACCGCCATGCCGAAGGCAATACCGCATCCCATTTGAAATCCATTACCTGCGGTCCTTCCCAAACGGTGATCATCTCCAGGGGCGAATTGCTGCTTGGCCGCTGGCAGGGAATCTATTTTTGCGAGTTTGACGGTCCGCGCCGCAGACAATTCCATGTCAAAATCATGCAGGGATGA
- a CDS encoding TetR/AcrR family transcriptional regulator, with the protein MARRAVEQELSRERILEAARHLFVTKGYRAISMRSIGQHLGYSHGSLYYHFKEKAELFYAIVVEDFNNLAVQLRKVTDASPVQDLTKVEQLMLEFIRFGLDHPYQYEIMFMIRDEELLSYCRTEQGRCLELFASIVRRYMSEETHGQDFCRNLPLTLFLSMHGFISYYIQDRVSFDEVKPAALAHVKISCECLR; encoded by the coding sequence ATGGCAAGAAGAGCAGTGGAACAGGAGTTATCCAGGGAGAGGATTCTTGAAGCAGCCAGGCATTTATTCGTTACCAAAGGCTACAGGGCCATCTCCATGCGCAGTATAGGTCAGCATTTAGGTTACAGTCACGGGTCCTTATATTATCATTTTAAGGAAAAGGCGGAGCTGTTTTACGCCATTGTCGTGGAGGATTTCAATAATCTTGCGGTTCAGCTGAGAAAAGTGACCGACGCTTCGCCTGTTCAGGATTTGACCAAGGTGGAGCAGCTCATGCTTGAATTTATCCGTTTTGGCCTGGATCATCCGTACCAGTATGAGATCATGTTTATGATCCGGGATGAGGAGTTGTTATCCTACTGCCGGACGGAACAAGGTCGCTGTCTGGAATTGTTTGCATCCATCGTGCGCCGCTATATGAGCGAAGAAACGCACGGCCAGGATTTCTGCCGGAATCTTCCGTTAACGCTTTTTTTGTCTATGCACGGATTCATATCTTATTACATTCAAGATCGCGTCTCTTTTGATGAAGTTAAACCCGCGGCGCTGGCGCATGTGAAAATAAGCTGCGAATGCCTGCGGTAA
- a CDS encoding histidine phosphatase family protein — protein MDMKSIELVLMRHGSTLWNEQKRYLGHTDLGLSSLGRSELVSACGKLKKMSFSSVYCSDLARCRESLKEVRSDLVMEAVYDQRLREMDFGDWEGHTYEQLKDVPLYREWLNDPQGAAPQQGESWGAFERRVDEFLQNMLQAEKQKQTLDPERPATALVVAHGGVIRQIVYTLVPDQAFWDTRVEPGNLLVLTMELKGDNADWRGRNLRYI, from the coding sequence ATGGATATGAAAAGCATTGAACTTGTGCTTATGCGGCATGGATCCACCCTATGGAATGAGCAAAAGCGTTACCTGGGGCATACGGATCTTGGTCTCAGTTCGCTAGGGAGAAGTGAGCTGGTTTCCGCCTGCGGCAAATTAAAGAAGATGAGCTTCAGCAGCGTGTACTGCAGCGATCTTGCACGGTGCCGGGAAAGCTTGAAAGAAGTTCGTTCCGATCTCGTGATGGAAGCCGTTTATGATCAGCGATTGCGCGAGATGGACTTTGGGGACTGGGAGGGGCATACCTACGAACAACTCAAAGATGTGCCGCTATACCGGGAATGGTTAAATGATCCGCAGGGTGCTGCTCCTCAGCAGGGGGAGTCCTGGGGTGCTTTTGAACGAAGAGTGGATGAGTTTCTGCAGAATATGCTGCAGGCGGAGAAGCAAAAGCAAACGCTAGATCCCGAGAGGCCCGCAACGGCGCTTGTGGTTGCCCATGGAGGCGTGATCCGGCAGATCGTATATACGCTTGTCCCGGACCAAGCTTTTTGGGATACCCGGGTCGAGCCGGGAAATCTGCTTGTTTTGACCATGGAACTAAAGGGAGATAACGCTGACTGGCGAGGACGAAATCTTCGCTATATTTAA
- a CDS encoding adenosylcobinamide amidohydrolase codes for MTTPFLDGNNTEYASEVWPGLVLKKGDRHLLLQLPTVIEAMGSAVHGGGMARLRRIANIYVDRFYDCSDPVRDVIDWLREWRYPIDTTAGLLTAVQLQHASVQEEKNEEAAVFCCVTAGTSNAARAGSERTTFPSYRPGTVNIMLMIDAKLSQAAMVNAVMTAVEAKAAALAELDVRDAENGLVATGTTSDAIILGVSQSAASPVELVYSGTATHLGGMIGRTVYGAVKEALQTAWAERK; via the coding sequence ATGACTACACCATTTTTGGACGGAAACAACACGGAATATGCTTCTGAAGTATGGCCGGGCCTTGTGCTGAAAAAAGGGGATCGGCATCTGCTGCTGCAGCTGCCGACGGTGATCGAAGCGATGGGAAGCGCCGTTCACGGCGGCGGAATGGCCAGGCTTCGGAGAATCGCCAACATTTATGTGGACCGTTTTTATGACTGCTCCGATCCGGTGCGGGATGTGATCGACTGGCTGCGGGAATGGAGATATCCGATCGATACGACAGCGGGTCTGCTGACCGCAGTGCAGCTGCAGCATGCATCGGTACAGGAAGAGAAAAACGAGGAAGCAGCCGTTTTTTGCTGCGTAACCGCAGGGACCTCCAATGCCGCAAGAGCGGGATCGGAACGGACGACATTTCCGTCATACCGTCCCGGAACCGTCAACATCATGCTGATGATTGATGCGAAGTTATCGCAGGCAGCGATGGTGAACGCTGTCATGACAGCCGTTGAGGCCAAAGCCGCCGCGCTTGCCGAACTCGATGTGCGGGATGCGGAAAACGGTCTGGTAGCAACCGGCACGACCTCGGACGCGATCATTCTGGGCGTAAGCCAAAGCGCAGCATCTCCAGTGGAGCTTGTCTATTCGGGAACGGCTACCCATTTGGGTGGCATGATCGGGCGGACAGTATACGGCGCGGTGAAGGAGGCGCTTCAGACGGCATGGGCGGAACGGAAATAA
- a CDS encoding Cof-type HAD-IIB family hydrolase, with protein MYKLIAIDIDDTLINDDKEVTPGTQQALEQAVAKGAIVTLATGRAYASAQAVARQTGLNVPIITYQGALIKNLMDEKVLFERYVPKDAGHKLFEYCIEHNLHLQVYIDDKLYAREENQKLKDYSNLNGTPNFIEPDFEKLIAQNTPKMLIIDEPDYLDTLIPVFRELLGPEVHITKSKPHFLEIMHREGTKGHALTFLAKHFGIEMSETMALGDSWNDHEMLEAAGLGVAMGNAIQGLKDIADYVTLSNNEDGVKAAIEKFVLNA; from the coding sequence ATGTATAAACTGATTGCCATTGACATTGACGATACGCTGATTAACGACGACAAGGAAGTTACCCCTGGTACGCAGCAAGCCCTGGAGCAAGCGGTAGCCAAAGGAGCAATCGTTACGCTGGCCACCGGCCGCGCTTACGCATCCGCCCAAGCCGTTGCCCGCCAAACGGGTCTGAATGTGCCAATCATTACGTATCAAGGCGCTTTGATCAAAAATCTGATGGACGAAAAAGTGCTCTTTGAACGTTACGTGCCAAAGGATGCAGGGCACAAGCTTTTCGAATATTGCATTGAGCATAACCTTCACCTGCAGGTGTATATCGACGACAAGCTGTATGCCCGCGAGGAAAACCAAAAGCTTAAGGATTATAGCAACCTGAATGGAACGCCAAATTTTATCGAACCTGACTTTGAAAAGCTGATCGCGCAAAATACGCCGAAAATGCTGATCATCGACGAACCCGATTACCTGGATACGCTGATCCCCGTTTTCCGCGAACTGCTCGGGCCGGAAGTTCATATTACCAAGTCCAAACCGCATTTCCTCGAAATCATGCACCGCGAAGGTACCAAAGGACATGCGCTGACCTTCCTGGCGAAGCATTTTGGCATTGAAATGTCCGAGACGATGGCGCTTGGCGACTCCTGGAACGACCACGAGATGCTGGAAGCCGCAGGACTCGGCGTTGCTATGGGCAACGCCATTCAAGGGCTGAAAGATATCGCGGATTATGTAACACTGAGCAATAATGAGGACGGCGTCAAAGCTGCAATTGAGAAGTTCGTATTGAATGCATAA